In a genomic window of Parambassis ranga chromosome 24, fParRan2.1, whole genome shotgun sequence:
- the LOC114429023 gene encoding histidine triad nucleotide-binding protein 3-like, translating into MESSGSEACPFCQIVSNHTDTGILLSDDELVCFRDTKPGATHHYLIIPRTHIATCKSLHRDHIPLVEQMEEMGRRILEKNQVCDFGDVRMEFHVPLFSSVPHLHLHALAPASEMNIRSQLRYGQRSHWFITVDQVLSQLKTNGRVK; encoded by the exons ATGGAGTCTTCCGGGAGTGAAGCCTGTCCTTTCTGCCAAATAGTGAGCAACCACACTGACACAGGAATCCTGCTGAGC GATGATGAGTTGGTGTGTTTCCGTGACACGAAGCCTGGCGCCACGCACCATTACCTTATTATTCCCAGGACTCATATCGCCACCTGCAAGAGTCTCCACAGGGATCACATACCTCTAG TGGAGCAGATGGAAGAAATGGGAAGGAGAATACTGGAGAAGAACCAAGTGTGTGACTTTGGTGATgtcag GATGGAGTTTCATGTGCCCCTGTTCTCATCTGTCCCTCACCTCCACCTTCACGCTCTGGCTCCAGCCAGCGAGATGAACATCAGGTCGCAGCTTCGCTACGGGCAGCGGTCTCACTGGTTCATCACA GTAGACCAGGTGCTTTCCCAGCTGAAGACTAATGGCCGGGTCAAATGA
- the pla2g7 gene encoding platelet-activating factor acetylhydrolase isoform X1, with translation MFSHGGFVQLLVKRIYDRVRTDMCLCWQTRGGTGLGFFTMGNSCSNLGIPPAKGPNAVGCTDFMMDHTAKGTFFRLYYPCHETDKAEKPDWVPCREYYNGLADFMKINRTLSERIFNFLFGSFKIPAYLDAPFKSNGKCPVVIFSHGLGAFRTLYSAICAELASQGFIVASVEHRDQSASATYYFREKSESERASAKNTSASAQNNLVTEWMYYRTLQHGESEFPLRNKQVKQRADECILALDKLIEINSGIAVQNVLQTQFDWTTLENSMDLCRTAVMGHSFGGATVIEALCKEVKFKCGVALDAWMFPLDDEIFPRVKQPIFFINSEKFQWAGNIIRMKKLESSLIQRKMITIRGTVHQSFPDFTFLTGNWIGKMMKLKGEIDPELAIDLCNKATLAFLQRHLGLEKNFNQWDPLIDGEDENLIQGTNITILQSAI, from the exons ATGTTTTCTCATGGAGGATTTGTACAGTTATTAGTCAAGAGGATTTACGACCGGGTAAGGACAG ACATGTGTCTTTGTTGGCAGACCAGAGGAGGTACTGGCTTGGGTTTCTTTACCATGGGGAACTCCTGCAGTAATCTGGGGATCCCTCCAGCCAAGGGCCCCAATGCTGTGGGCTGCACTGACTTCATGATGGACCACACTGCGAAG GGCACCTTCTTCCGGCTTTATTACCCATGTCATGAGACAGACAAAGCAGAGAAACCTGACTGGGTGCCATGTAGGGAATATTACAACGGCCTGGCTGATTTTATGAAGATCAACAGGACTCTGAGTGAAAGGATTTTCAACTTCCTCTTTG gGTCCTTTAAGATCCCAGCATATTTGGATGCTCCATTTAAATCAAATGGAAAATGTCCTGTAGTAATCTTTTCCCACGGCCTGGGAGCTTTTAG GACTTTGTATTCAGCTATATGTGCAGAATTGGCCTCTCAGGGCTTCATTGTGGCGTCCGTGGAACACAG AGACCAGTCAGCATCAGCTACATATTATTTTCGTGAGAAGTCAGAGTCAGAGAGGGCGAGTGCGAAAAACACATCAGCCTCTGCCCAAAACAACTTGGTGACGGAGTGGATGTATTACAGAACTCTGCAGCATGGAGAGAGCGAGTTCCccctcagaaacaaacag GTGAAACAAAGAGCAGATGAATGCATCCTGGCGCTGGATAAACTCATTGAAATCAACTCAGGAATAGCTGTGCAAAATGTTCTGCAGACGCAGTTCGACTGGACGACGCTGGAG AACTCCATGGATCTGTGTAGGACAGCAGTAATGGGGCATTCATTTGGAGGAGCAACAGTGATTGAAGCTCTGTGCAAAGAGGTTAAATTCAA GTGTGGAGTAGCCCTGGACGCCTGGATGTTTCCTTTAGATGACGAGATCTTTCCTCGTGTGAAGCAGCCGATCTTCTTCATAAACTCCGAGAAATTCCAGTGGGCTGGGAACATCATTCGCATGAAGAAGCTGGAGTCCAGTCTCATACAGAGGAAAATGATTACTATCAG aGGAACTGTTCATCAGAGTTTTCCTGATTTCACCTTCCTGACGGGCAACTGGATTGGGAAGATGATGAAGCTGAAGGGCGAGATTGACCCGGAGCTTGCCATAGACCTCTGCAACAAAGCAACATTAGCCTTTCTGCAGCGCCatcttg GTCTGGAGAAGAACTTTAACCAGTGGGACCCTCTGATTGATGGAGAAGATGAAAACCTCATTCAGGGGACAAATATCACTATCCTTCAGTCTGCCATCTGA
- the pla2g7 gene encoding platelet-activating factor acetylhydrolase isoform X2, giving the protein MFSHGGFVQLLVKRIYDRTRGGTGLGFFTMGNSCSNLGIPPAKGPNAVGCTDFMMDHTAKGTFFRLYYPCHETDKAEKPDWVPCREYYNGLADFMKINRTLSERIFNFLFGSFKIPAYLDAPFKSNGKCPVVIFSHGLGAFRTLYSAICAELASQGFIVASVEHRDQSASATYYFREKSESERASAKNTSASAQNNLVTEWMYYRTLQHGESEFPLRNKQVKQRADECILALDKLIEINSGIAVQNVLQTQFDWTTLENSMDLCRTAVMGHSFGGATVIEALCKEVKFKCGVALDAWMFPLDDEIFPRVKQPIFFINSEKFQWAGNIIRMKKLESSLIQRKMITIRGTVHQSFPDFTFLTGNWIGKMMKLKGEIDPELAIDLCNKATLAFLQRHLGLEKNFNQWDPLIDGEDENLIQGTNITILQSAI; this is encoded by the exons ATGTTTTCTCATGGAGGATTTGTACAGTTATTAGTCAAGAGGATTTACGACCGG ACCAGAGGAGGTACTGGCTTGGGTTTCTTTACCATGGGGAACTCCTGCAGTAATCTGGGGATCCCTCCAGCCAAGGGCCCCAATGCTGTGGGCTGCACTGACTTCATGATGGACCACACTGCGAAG GGCACCTTCTTCCGGCTTTATTACCCATGTCATGAGACAGACAAAGCAGAGAAACCTGACTGGGTGCCATGTAGGGAATATTACAACGGCCTGGCTGATTTTATGAAGATCAACAGGACTCTGAGTGAAAGGATTTTCAACTTCCTCTTTG gGTCCTTTAAGATCCCAGCATATTTGGATGCTCCATTTAAATCAAATGGAAAATGTCCTGTAGTAATCTTTTCCCACGGCCTGGGAGCTTTTAG GACTTTGTATTCAGCTATATGTGCAGAATTGGCCTCTCAGGGCTTCATTGTGGCGTCCGTGGAACACAG AGACCAGTCAGCATCAGCTACATATTATTTTCGTGAGAAGTCAGAGTCAGAGAGGGCGAGTGCGAAAAACACATCAGCCTCTGCCCAAAACAACTTGGTGACGGAGTGGATGTATTACAGAACTCTGCAGCATGGAGAGAGCGAGTTCCccctcagaaacaaacag GTGAAACAAAGAGCAGATGAATGCATCCTGGCGCTGGATAAACTCATTGAAATCAACTCAGGAATAGCTGTGCAAAATGTTCTGCAGACGCAGTTCGACTGGACGACGCTGGAG AACTCCATGGATCTGTGTAGGACAGCAGTAATGGGGCATTCATTTGGAGGAGCAACAGTGATTGAAGCTCTGTGCAAAGAGGTTAAATTCAA GTGTGGAGTAGCCCTGGACGCCTGGATGTTTCCTTTAGATGACGAGATCTTTCCTCGTGTGAAGCAGCCGATCTTCTTCATAAACTCCGAGAAATTCCAGTGGGCTGGGAACATCATTCGCATGAAGAAGCTGGAGTCCAGTCTCATACAGAGGAAAATGATTACTATCAG aGGAACTGTTCATCAGAGTTTTCCTGATTTCACCTTCCTGACGGGCAACTGGATTGGGAAGATGATGAAGCTGAAGGGCGAGATTGACCCGGAGCTTGCCATAGACCTCTGCAACAAAGCAACATTAGCCTTTCTGCAGCGCCatcttg GTCTGGAGAAGAACTTTAACCAGTGGGACCCTCTGATTGATGGAGAAGATGAAAACCTCATTCAGGGGACAAATATCACTATCCTTCAGTCTGCCATCTGA
- the pla2g7 gene encoding platelet-activating factor acetylhydrolase isoform X4 gives MCLCWQTRGGTGLGFFTMGNSCSNLGIPPAKGPNAVGCTDFMMDHTAKGTFFRLYYPCHETDKAEKPDWVPCREYYNGLADFMKINRTLSERIFNFLFGSFKIPAYLDAPFKSNGKCPVVIFSHGLGAFRTLYSAICAELASQGFIVASVEHRDQSASATYYFREKSESERASAKNTSASAQNNLVTEWMYYRTLQHGESEFPLRNKQVKQRADECILALDKLIEINSGIAVQNVLQTQFDWTTLENSMDLCRTAVMGHSFGGATVIEALCKEVKFKCGVALDAWMFPLDDEIFPRVKQPIFFINSEKFQWAGNIIRMKKLESSLIQRKMITIRGTVHQSFPDFTFLTGNWIGKMMKLKGEIDPELAIDLCNKATLAFLQRHLGLEKNFNQWDPLIDGEDENLIQGTNITILQSAI, from the exons ATGTGTCTTTGTTGGCAGACCAGAGGAGGTACTGGCTTGGGTTTCTTTACCATGGGGAACTCCTGCAGTAATCTGGGGATCCCTCCAGCCAAGGGCCCCAATGCTGTGGGCTGCACTGACTTCATGATGGACCACACTGCGAAG GGCACCTTCTTCCGGCTTTATTACCCATGTCATGAGACAGACAAAGCAGAGAAACCTGACTGGGTGCCATGTAGGGAATATTACAACGGCCTGGCTGATTTTATGAAGATCAACAGGACTCTGAGTGAAAGGATTTTCAACTTCCTCTTTG gGTCCTTTAAGATCCCAGCATATTTGGATGCTCCATTTAAATCAAATGGAAAATGTCCTGTAGTAATCTTTTCCCACGGCCTGGGAGCTTTTAG GACTTTGTATTCAGCTATATGTGCAGAATTGGCCTCTCAGGGCTTCATTGTGGCGTCCGTGGAACACAG AGACCAGTCAGCATCAGCTACATATTATTTTCGTGAGAAGTCAGAGTCAGAGAGGGCGAGTGCGAAAAACACATCAGCCTCTGCCCAAAACAACTTGGTGACGGAGTGGATGTATTACAGAACTCTGCAGCATGGAGAGAGCGAGTTCCccctcagaaacaaacag GTGAAACAAAGAGCAGATGAATGCATCCTGGCGCTGGATAAACTCATTGAAATCAACTCAGGAATAGCTGTGCAAAATGTTCTGCAGACGCAGTTCGACTGGACGACGCTGGAG AACTCCATGGATCTGTGTAGGACAGCAGTAATGGGGCATTCATTTGGAGGAGCAACAGTGATTGAAGCTCTGTGCAAAGAGGTTAAATTCAA GTGTGGAGTAGCCCTGGACGCCTGGATGTTTCCTTTAGATGACGAGATCTTTCCTCGTGTGAAGCAGCCGATCTTCTTCATAAACTCCGAGAAATTCCAGTGGGCTGGGAACATCATTCGCATGAAGAAGCTGGAGTCCAGTCTCATACAGAGGAAAATGATTACTATCAG aGGAACTGTTCATCAGAGTTTTCCTGATTTCACCTTCCTGACGGGCAACTGGATTGGGAAGATGATGAAGCTGAAGGGCGAGATTGACCCGGAGCTTGCCATAGACCTCTGCAACAAAGCAACATTAGCCTTTCTGCAGCGCCatcttg GTCTGGAGAAGAACTTTAACCAGTGGGACCCTCTGATTGATGGAGAAGATGAAAACCTCATTCAGGGGACAAATATCACTATCCTTCAGTCTGCCATCTGA
- the pla2g7 gene encoding platelet-activating factor acetylhydrolase isoform X3, whose amino-acid sequence MGNSCSNLGIPPAKGPNAVGCTDFMMDHTAKGTFFRLYYPCHETDKAEKPDWVPCREYYNGLADFMKINRTLSERIFNFLFGSFKIPAYLDAPFKSNGKCPVVIFSHGLGAFRTLYSAICAELASQGFIVASVEHRDQSASATYYFREKSESERASAKNTSASAQNNLVTEWMYYRTLQHGESEFPLRNKQVKQRADECILALDKLIEINSGIAVQNVLQTQFDWTTLENSMDLCRTAVMGHSFGGATVIEALCKEVKFKCGVALDAWMFPLDDEIFPRVKQPIFFINSEKFQWAGNIIRMKKLESSLIQRKMITIRGTVHQSFPDFTFLTGNWIGKMMKLKGEIDPELAIDLCNKATLAFLQRHLGLEKNFNQWDPLIDGEDENLIQGTNITILQSAI is encoded by the exons ATGGGGAACTCCTGCAGTAATCTGGGGATCCCTCCAGCCAAGGGCCCCAATGCTGTGGGCTGCACTGACTTCATGATGGACCACACTGCGAAG GGCACCTTCTTCCGGCTTTATTACCCATGTCATGAGACAGACAAAGCAGAGAAACCTGACTGGGTGCCATGTAGGGAATATTACAACGGCCTGGCTGATTTTATGAAGATCAACAGGACTCTGAGTGAAAGGATTTTCAACTTCCTCTTTG gGTCCTTTAAGATCCCAGCATATTTGGATGCTCCATTTAAATCAAATGGAAAATGTCCTGTAGTAATCTTTTCCCACGGCCTGGGAGCTTTTAG GACTTTGTATTCAGCTATATGTGCAGAATTGGCCTCTCAGGGCTTCATTGTGGCGTCCGTGGAACACAG AGACCAGTCAGCATCAGCTACATATTATTTTCGTGAGAAGTCAGAGTCAGAGAGGGCGAGTGCGAAAAACACATCAGCCTCTGCCCAAAACAACTTGGTGACGGAGTGGATGTATTACAGAACTCTGCAGCATGGAGAGAGCGAGTTCCccctcagaaacaaacag GTGAAACAAAGAGCAGATGAATGCATCCTGGCGCTGGATAAACTCATTGAAATCAACTCAGGAATAGCTGTGCAAAATGTTCTGCAGACGCAGTTCGACTGGACGACGCTGGAG AACTCCATGGATCTGTGTAGGACAGCAGTAATGGGGCATTCATTTGGAGGAGCAACAGTGATTGAAGCTCTGTGCAAAGAGGTTAAATTCAA GTGTGGAGTAGCCCTGGACGCCTGGATGTTTCCTTTAGATGACGAGATCTTTCCTCGTGTGAAGCAGCCGATCTTCTTCATAAACTCCGAGAAATTCCAGTGGGCTGGGAACATCATTCGCATGAAGAAGCTGGAGTCCAGTCTCATACAGAGGAAAATGATTACTATCAG aGGAACTGTTCATCAGAGTTTTCCTGATTTCACCTTCCTGACGGGCAACTGGATTGGGAAGATGATGAAGCTGAAGGGCGAGATTGACCCGGAGCTTGCCATAGACCTCTGCAACAAAGCAACATTAGCCTTTCTGCAGCGCCatcttg GTCTGGAGAAGAACTTTAACCAGTGGGACCCTCTGATTGATGGAGAAGATGAAAACCTCATTCAGGGGACAAATATCACTATCCTTCAGTCTGCCATCTGA